One genomic segment of Humidesulfovibrio mexicanus includes these proteins:
- the thpR gene encoding RNA 2',3'-cyclic phosphodiesterase → MSGRNIRCFVALPLPETWMRGLDALSGALSRRLASRVSWTRPGNWHVTLRFLGEVEQGRVDAVRQALRAVRFAPFGARLGPGGSGVGGRGAPRVLWLGLAEGGGPCAELARSVEAALEPLGFAPEARAFRPHVTLGRVRRAEPGEDWGNAEGEIAVALSGALSAPGRVEEMALLSSVLGPGGPKYAVLEVYPARDHGGGPDGGQA, encoded by the coding sequence ATGTCCGGAAGGAACATCCGCTGTTTTGTGGCCCTGCCCTTGCCAGAAACGTGGATGCGCGGTCTGGACGCGCTGAGCGGGGCGCTTTCGCGGCGGCTGGCTTCGCGCGTGTCCTGGACGCGGCCGGGCAACTGGCATGTGACCCTGCGGTTTTTGGGCGAGGTGGAGCAGGGGCGCGTGGACGCCGTCCGGCAGGCCTTGCGCGCGGTGCGCTTCGCGCCATTCGGAGCGAGGCTTGGGCCAGGCGGCAGTGGCGTTGGCGGCCGCGGCGCGCCGCGCGTGCTGTGGCTGGGGCTGGCGGAGGGTGGCGGTCCCTGTGCGGAATTGGCCCGGAGCGTGGAGGCTGCGCTGGAGCCTTTGGGGTTTGCCCCGGAGGCGCGCGCATTCCGTCCGCACGTGACCCTGGGTCGGGTGCGGCGGGCGGAGCCGGGGGAAGACTGGGGAAACGCGGAAGGCGAGATCGCCGTGGCTCTTTCGGGCGCGCTGTCCGCGCCGGGGCGTGTGGAAGAGATGGCGCTTTTGAGCAGCGTACTTGGACCCGGCGGGCCCAAGTACGCCGTCCTGGAAGTGTATCCGGCCCGCGACCACGGCGGGGGTCCGGATGGGGGACAGGCCTAG
- a CDS encoding CinA family protein has protein sequence MKKGSHADMLEQEDALRLERLASEAGRLVAGHGWMLATAESCTGGLLASTVTNLPGSSGWFHGGVVAYSNALKSGLLGVDPALILAHGAVSEPVVLAMAQGALALPGMPEGRGCAVAVSGIAGPSGGTREKPVGTVWVAWAWPCGRRAECFLFRGARASVKSQSVAGALFGMMTFVR, from the coding sequence ATGAAGAAGGGCTCACATGCGGACATGCTGGAGCAGGAGGATGCCCTGCGCCTGGAACGGCTTGCCTCCGAGGCCGGGCGACTGGTGGCCGGGCATGGCTGGATGCTGGCCACGGCGGAATCGTGCACGGGCGGCCTGCTCGCCAGCACGGTGACCAACCTGCCCGGCAGCTCCGGCTGGTTCCATGGCGGCGTGGTGGCCTATTCCAACGCTCTCAAAAGCGGGCTGCTGGGGGTGGACCCGGCGCTCATCTTGGCGCACGGGGCCGTGAGCGAGCCCGTGGTGCTGGCCATGGCGCAGGGCGCGCTGGCCCTGCCCGGAATGCCCGAGGGCCGTGGCTGCGCCGTGGCCGTGTCCGGCATCGCCGGACCTTCTGGCGGCACGCGGGAAAAGCCCGTGGGCACGGTGTGGGTGGCCTGGGCTTGGCCGTGCGGCCGCCGGGCGGAGTGTTTCCTGTTTCGTGGCGCGCGGGCTTCCGTAAAGTCCCAAAGCGTGGCCGGGGCCCTGTTCGGCATGATGACTTTTGTCCGGTAG
- the serS gene encoding serine--tRNA ligase has translation MLDLKFVQKNLDAVSQGLARRCKTEPDVAEFARLDEARIALIREAEALKAERNSGSAEVAKLKRAGQDATELMARMSAMGERVKELDAELAVIEAQERDWLLKVPNIPHESTPDGCTENDNPVLRHWGAKPEFAFAPKEHWELGQALGGLDFERAGKLTGSRFCVSFGWAARLERALGAFMLDCAAENGYTEVIPPYIVNKASMTGTGQLPKFEEDLFKIQGQDYYLIPTAEVPVTNLHAGEVLEEDQLPLGYCALTPCFRSEAGSYGKDTKGLIRQHQFHKVELVRFAHPDTSFEELERLTGHAEMVLQRLGLHYRVIQLCGGDLGFSSCKTYDIEVWLPGQDKYREISSCSNFLDFQARRANIRFKAKGAKKSEFLHTLNGSGLAVGRTLVAVLENGQQADGSVLLPEALRPYMGGVERIGPK, from the coding sequence ATGCTTGACCTGAAATTCGTGCAGAAAAACCTCGACGCCGTGTCCCAGGGCCTGGCAAGGCGCTGCAAAACCGAGCCGGACGTGGCCGAATTCGCCCGGCTGGACGAGGCCCGCATCGCCCTGATCCGCGAGGCCGAGGCCCTCAAGGCCGAGCGCAACTCCGGCTCCGCCGAAGTGGCCAAGCTCAAGCGCGCAGGGCAGGACGCGACCGAACTCATGGCCCGCATGTCCGCCATGGGCGAGCGGGTCAAGGAACTGGACGCGGAGCTTGCCGTCATTGAGGCTCAGGAACGCGACTGGCTCTTGAAAGTGCCAAACATTCCGCACGAATCCACACCGGACGGCTGCACCGAGAACGACAACCCGGTGCTGCGCCACTGGGGGGCCAAGCCGGAGTTCGCCTTCGCGCCCAAGGAGCATTGGGAGCTGGGCCAGGCGTTGGGCGGGTTGGACTTCGAGCGCGCGGGCAAGCTCACGGGCTCGCGTTTCTGCGTCAGCTTCGGCTGGGCGGCCCGGCTTGAGCGGGCCCTGGGCGCGTTCATGCTCGATTGCGCTGCCGAAAACGGCTACACCGAGGTCATTCCTCCATACATCGTGAACAAGGCCTCCATGACCGGCACGGGCCAGTTGCCCAAGTTCGAGGAGGACCTCTTCAAGATCCAGGGCCAGGACTACTACCTCATCCCCACGGCCGAGGTGCCGGTGACCAACCTGCACGCGGGCGAAGTGCTGGAGGAGGACCAGCTGCCCCTGGGCTATTGCGCGCTCACCCCCTGCTTCCGCAGCGAGGCCGGGAGCTACGGCAAGGACACCAAGGGCCTCATCCGCCAGCACCAGTTTCACAAGGTGGAGCTTGTGCGCTTCGCGCATCCGGACACATCCTTCGAGGAACTGGAGCGGCTCACCGGGCACGCGGAGATGGTGCTGCAGCGCCTGGGCCTGCACTACCGCGTCATCCAGCTTTGCGGCGGCGACCTGGGCTTCTCCTCCTGCAAGACCTACGACATCGAGGTCTGGCTGCCCGGACAGGACAAATACCGCGAAATCTCCTCCTGCTCCAATTTCCTGGACTTCCAGGCCCGGCGGGCGAACATCCGCTTCAAGGCCAAGGGCGCGAAGAAGAGCGAGTTCCTGCACACCCTGAACGGCTCCGGCTTGGCCGTTGGCCGCACCCTTGTGGCCGTGCTGGAAAACGGCCAGCAGGCCGATGGGAGCGTTCTGCTGCCAGAGGCCCTGCGCCCCTACATGGGCGGCGTGGAGCGCATCGGGCCGAAATAG
- a CDS encoding ribonucleoside triphosphate reductase — MLHAADTPSDPISSQPAPVLTPLRPIAPPVQVRKRNGETIAFDATKIRSAIRRAGAATGEFDDDEARLITAQVVKVLSHRFSGRVPDIENIQDAVEQALISANHFKTMRAYSVYREQRAKLRHDRKTVVDVAASVNEYLDRLDWRVNANANQGYSLGGLILNVSGKVTANYWLNHVYPREVGQAHREGDLHIHDLDMLAGYCAGWSLRTLLTEGLNGVPGKVEAKPPKHLTSAVGQIVNFLGTLQNEWAGAQAFSSFDTYMAPFLRKDALAYEDVRQCIQELIYNLNVPSRWGTQTPFTNLTFDWTCPDDLKEQRPVIGGEEMPFTYGELQPEMDMINRAYIEVMTEGDAKGRVFTFPIPTYNITKDFPWDGPNVDLLFEMTAKYGLPYFQNFVNSDLTPNMVRSMCCRLQLDLRELLKRGNGLFGSAEQTGSLGVVTINCARLGYLSRGSERDLYARLDALLDISRTSLEIKRKEIERRMDAGLFPYTKRYLGTLRNHFSTIGVNGINEMIRNFTAGAEDITTEAGYALAVRFLDHLRARITGYQEETGHLYNLEATPAEGTTYRFAKEDRKRFPNILQAGTPEQPYYTNSSQLPVGFTDDPFEALTRQEQLQRKYTGGTVLHLYMGERVSSAAACMELVRRSLSRFALPYITVTPTFSVCPTHGYLDGERKTCPTCSAEGREQPCEIWTRVMGYYRPRSAFNIGKKGEYDERVCFREPLPLAAE, encoded by the coding sequence ATGCTTCACGCCGCAGACACCCCGTCCGATCCCATCTCCTCGCAGCCAGCACCGGTGCTCACCCCTCTGCGGCCCATCGCTCCCCCCGTCCAGGTGCGCAAGCGCAACGGCGAAACCATCGCCTTCGACGCCACCAAAATCCGCTCGGCCATCCGCCGCGCCGGGGCGGCCACGGGCGAATTCGACGACGACGAGGCGAGGCTCATCACCGCGCAGGTGGTGAAGGTGCTCTCCCACCGCTTTTCCGGACGCGTGCCGGACATTGAGAACATTCAGGACGCGGTGGAGCAGGCGCTTATTTCCGCCAACCACTTCAAGACCATGCGCGCCTACAGCGTGTACCGTGAACAGCGCGCCAAGCTGCGCCACGACAGAAAGACCGTGGTGGACGTGGCCGCCAGCGTCAACGAATACCTGGACCGGCTGGATTGGCGGGTGAACGCCAACGCCAACCAGGGCTATTCTCTGGGCGGGCTGATCCTGAACGTCTCCGGCAAGGTGACGGCCAACTACTGGCTGAACCACGTCTACCCGAGGGAAGTAGGCCAAGCGCACCGCGAGGGCGACCTGCACATCCACGACCTGGACATGCTGGCCGGCTACTGCGCGGGCTGGTCGCTGCGCACACTTTTGACCGAAGGCCTGAACGGCGTGCCGGGCAAGGTGGAGGCCAAGCCGCCCAAGCACCTCACCAGCGCCGTGGGGCAGATAGTGAACTTCCTTGGCACCCTGCAGAACGAATGGGCGGGAGCGCAGGCCTTCAGCTCGTTCGACACCTACATGGCCCCCTTTCTGCGCAAGGACGCGCTGGCCTATGAAGATGTCCGCCAGTGCATCCAGGAACTCATCTACAACCTCAACGTGCCCTCGCGCTGGGGCACGCAGACCCCCTTCACCAACCTCACCTTCGACTGGACCTGCCCGGACGACCTGAAGGAGCAGCGCCCGGTCATCGGCGGCGAGGAGATGCCCTTCACCTACGGCGAGCTCCAGCCGGAAATGGACATGATAAACCGCGCCTACATCGAGGTGATGACCGAGGGCGACGCCAAGGGCCGCGTGTTCACCTTCCCCATCCCGACGTACAACATCACCAAGGACTTTCCCTGGGACGGGCCCAATGTGGACCTGCTCTTTGAGATGACCGCCAAGTACGGCCTGCCGTACTTCCAGAACTTCGTGAACTCCGACCTTACGCCCAACATGGTGCGCTCCATGTGCTGCCGCCTGCAGCTCGACCTGCGCGAACTGCTCAAGCGCGGCAACGGGCTCTTCGGCAGCGCGGAGCAGACCGGCTCGCTCGGCGTCGTCACCATCAACTGCGCACGCCTGGGCTACCTGTCGCGCGGCAGCGAACGCGACCTGTACGCCCGCCTGGACGCCCTGCTCGACATCTCGCGCACCAGCCTGGAAATAAAGCGCAAGGAGATAGAGCGCCGCATGGACGCGGGACTTTTCCCCTACACCAAGCGCTACCTGGGCACCCTGCGCAACCACTTCTCCACCATCGGGGTGAACGGCATCAACGAGATGATCCGCAACTTCACCGCCGGGGCCGAGGACATCACCACCGAGGCGGGCTACGCCCTGGCCGTGCGCTTCCTGGACCACCTGCGCGCGCGCATCACCGGCTACCAGGAGGAGACCGGGCACCTGTACAACCTGGAGGCCACCCCGGCCGAGGGCACCACCTACCGTTTCGCCAAGGAAGACCGCAAGCGCTTCCCGAACATCCTCCAGGCGGGCACCCCGGAACAGCCCTACTACACCAATTCCTCGCAACTGCCGGTTGGCTTCACGGACGACCCCTTCGAGGCCCTCACGCGGCAGGAGCAGCTCCAGCGCAAATACACCGGCGGCACGGTGCTGCACCTGTACATGGGCGAACGGGTTTCGAGCGCAGCGGCCTGCATGGAGCTCGTGCGCCGGTCGCTCTCCCGCTTCGCGCTGCCCTACATCACGGTAACGCCCACCTTCTCCGTGTGCCCCACCCACGGCTACCTCGACGGGGAGCGCAAAACCTGCCCCACATGCTCCGCGGAGGGCCGCGAGCAGCCCTGCGAAATCTGGACCCGCGTCATGGGCTACTACCGGCCCCGCTCGGCCTTCAACATCGGCAAGAAGGGCGAGTATGACGAGCGGGTGTGCTTCCGCGAACCGCTGCCCCTGGCTGCGGAATGA
- a CDS encoding anaerobic ribonucleoside-triphosphate reductase activating protein — MNVGGLLPLSTIDWPDRLSAVVFCQGCAWNCPYCHNAALRPFGPGDRTWDSVAQWLDTRRGLLEAVVFSGGEPLLQPGLADAMAQVRDMGYAVGLHTSGMATQAMARVLPLAHWVGMDIKAPARLYERVTGVAASADAAWASLALLRKSGVAFELRTTWHPQVLTEHDLLELAGELRQGLANAAQEAENVPWVIQAFQPDGCEDAALAETGRGHVPRQLSEALQTALGQHASLVVRQ; from the coding sequence TTGAACGTTGGCGGCCTCCTGCCCTTGAGCACCATCGACTGGCCGGACAGGCTTTCGGCTGTGGTGTTCTGCCAGGGCTGCGCCTGGAACTGCCCGTACTGCCACAACGCGGCCCTGCGCCCCTTCGGCCCCGGCGACCGCACCTGGGACTCCGTTGCGCAGTGGCTTGATACACGACGCGGCCTGCTGGAAGCTGTGGTCTTCTCCGGCGGGGAGCCGCTGCTCCAGCCGGGCCTGGCCGACGCCATGGCCCAGGTGCGCGACATGGGCTACGCGGTGGGACTGCACACCAGCGGCATGGCCACGCAGGCCATGGCCCGCGTGTTGCCCCTGGCGCACTGGGTGGGCATGGACATCAAGGCCCCGGCTCGGCTTTACGAGCGCGTTACCGGCGTCGCGGCCTCGGCGGACGCCGCCTGGGCAAGCCTGGCCCTGCTGCGAAAATCCGGCGTAGCCTTCGAGCTGCGCACCACCTGGCACCCGCAGGTGCTCACGGAACACGATCTTCTGGAGCTGGCGGGAGAACTGCGCCAAGGCTTGGCCAACGCCGCGCAGGAGGCCGAAAACGTCCCCTGGGTCATCCAGGCCTTCCAGCCCGATGGCTGCGAAGACGCCGCCCTGGCCGAAACGGGCCGCGGCCATGTGCCGCGTCAGCTCTCCGAAGCCCTGCAGACCGCCTTGGGCCAGCACGCCAGCCTCGTGGTGCGGCAGTAG
- the rimO gene encoding 30S ribosomal protein S12 methylthiotransferase RimO, which translates to MQPIRVHTVSLGCPKNRVDTECLLGVLGEGLVPAEGVADADLVLVNTCGFIRPAVEESVNTILSAIQEAGDAPKRPLLAVAGCLVSRYGRAALAADLPEVDLWLSTREMDQWPERIGAALGRKRLETLGPRRLSTGPAYAYLKISEGCSHRCAFCTIPAIRGRHVSRGLDDLEREARLLVEEGGVPELVVVGQDVTSYGRDLDMTDGLARLLDRLMPIKGLKWLRLMYLYPAGLTDGLLKHMAGLGRPFLPYFDIPLQHAHPEILSAMGRPFAQDPSLVVDRVRRHFPDAALRTSLIVGFPGETDRHYAALRDFVARTRFANLGVFPYHQEEGTRAAELPGQVAQGTKTRRRNALMKLQESISRERLDAFVGSRQEVLVEDESPEWPGLHVGRVWFQAPEVDGVTYVSGPKVKPGRLLLADIEQAQSYDLVALA; encoded by the coding sequence ATGCAGCCCATCCGCGTCCACACCGTCAGCCTCGGCTGCCCCAAGAACCGCGTGGACACAGAATGTTTGCTGGGCGTTTTGGGCGAAGGGCTTGTCCCGGCCGAGGGCGTTGCCGATGCCGACCTTGTGCTGGTGAACACCTGCGGCTTCATCCGCCCGGCGGTGGAGGAAAGCGTGAACACCATCCTTTCCGCCATCCAGGAGGCCGGGGATGCGCCCAAGCGCCCGCTGCTGGCCGTGGCGGGCTGCCTGGTGAGCCGCTATGGCCGGGCGGCCCTGGCGGCCGACCTGCCGGAGGTGGACCTGTGGCTCTCCACCCGAGAGATGGACCAGTGGCCGGAGCGCATCGGCGCGGCGCTGGGGCGCAAAAGGCTGGAGACCCTCGGTCCCCGGCGGCTTTCCACCGGCCCGGCCTATGCCTATCTCAAGATCAGCGAAGGCTGCTCGCACCGCTGCGCCTTCTGCACCATTCCGGCCATACGCGGCCGCCACGTGAGCCGGGGGCTCGACGACCTGGAGCGCGAGGCGCGGCTTCTGGTGGAGGAGGGCGGCGTGCCGGAGCTGGTCGTGGTGGGCCAGGACGTGACGTCCTACGGCCGCGACCTGGACATGACGGACGGTCTGGCGCGCTTGCTCGACCGGCTCATGCCCATCAAGGGGCTCAAGTGGCTCAGGCTCATGTACCTGTACCCGGCGGGACTCACGGACGGGCTGCTCAAGCACATGGCCGGGCTGGGCAGGCCGTTTCTGCCCTATTTCGACATTCCGCTTCAGCACGCCCACCCGGAGATCCTCTCCGCCATGGGCCGCCCCTTCGCGCAGGATCCTTCCCTTGTGGTGGACCGCGTGCGCAGGCATTTCCCGGACGCCGCCCTGCGCACCAGCCTCATCGTGGGCTTCCCCGGCGAGACGGACAGGCATTACGCGGCGCTCAGGGACTTTGTGGCGCGTACGCGCTTCGCCAACCTGGGGGTGTTCCCCTATCATCAGGAGGAGGGCACCCGCGCGGCGGAGTTGCCCGGCCAGGTGGCGCAGGGGACCAAGACCCGCCGCCGGAATGCCCTCATGAAGCTGCAGGAGTCCATCAGCCGCGAACGCCTGGATGCTTTTGTCGGCTCCCGGCAGGAGGTGCTGGTGGAGGACGAGAGCCCGGAATGGCCGGGGCTGCACGTGGGACGCGTGTGGTTCCAGGCCCCGGAGGTGGACGGCGTGACCTACGTGAGCGGTCCCAAGGTCAAGCCCGGCAGGCTTCTTCTGGCCGACATCGAGCAGGCGCAGAGCTACGACCTGGTGGCCCTGGCCTAG
- a CDS encoding two-component system sensor histidine kinase NtrB — MESLRAEKQYRIGLIGDKHSLAPFWELFASLGNERMLRRMGFEALALREERADHGGFGGTMELPVHANWRDMLAAHPGLTLVIETTGDPALLGELRHGLPLDIALVERGAASFFVRLLSTDQMWMACKVDLLHTQTLLKGIIDQLKEEIVLADAEGRVIDCNRAVELATGLSKADMAGKPLRRFFRIESTRTGPPGRNVAPPLERALASRQAAEDTLAHVDDSGRMHYTREYIYPLSADTESGVSFLCIRRDITGRTEMEQRLQQSERLASIGELSTYIAHEIRNPLFAIGGFANQLLRIVAEPAAREKIEIIIEEAKRLDGILKSILTFARPLDPGHRGLADVNRIVRETMELMGMACESKGIQLDLELGEHIPLAEADPELVKQCLINLVKNSVEAMHGGGRLTVRTAVDDARVLLEVEDTGHGIAPELRDKVFSPFFSTKGKGSGLGLAMTKKIMDEVGGTVELSSLPGQGTRVALRLPPQLAVAKPGTDG, encoded by the coding sequence GTGGAATCCCTGCGGGCGGAGAAGCAATACCGCATCGGCCTCATAGGCGACAAGCATTCCCTTGCGCCTTTCTGGGAGCTTTTCGCCTCGCTGGGCAACGAGCGCATGTTGCGGCGCATGGGCTTCGAGGCCCTGGCCCTGCGAGAGGAACGCGCAGACCACGGCGGTTTCGGCGGCACCATGGAACTGCCTGTGCACGCCAACTGGCGCGACATGCTCGCCGCGCACCCCGGGCTCACCCTCGTCATAGAGACCACGGGCGATCCGGCGCTCCTGGGGGAGCTCCGGCACGGCCTGCCCCTGGACATCGCGCTGGTGGAGCGCGGCGCGGCCAGTTTTTTCGTGCGCCTTTTGTCCACCGACCAGATGTGGATGGCCTGCAAGGTGGACCTGCTGCACACGCAAACCCTGCTCAAAGGCATCATCGACCAGTTGAAGGAAGAAATCGTCCTGGCCGACGCGGAAGGCCGCGTCATCGACTGCAACAGGGCCGTTGAGCTGGCCACGGGCCTGTCCAAGGCGGACATGGCGGGCAAACCCCTCAGGCGGTTCTTCCGCATCGAATCCACCAGGACCGGACCGCCCGGACGCAACGTCGCGCCGCCTTTGGAGCGGGCCCTGGCATCCCGGCAGGCCGCGGAGGACACCCTGGCCCACGTGGACGATTCCGGCCGGATGCACTACACGCGGGAATACATCTACCCCCTGAGCGCCGACACGGAATCGGGCGTGAGCTTTCTGTGCATCCGCCGCGACATCACCGGCCGCACGGAAATGGAGCAGCGGCTCCAGCAATCCGAGCGGCTTGCCTCCATTGGTGAGCTGAGCACCTACATCGCCCACGAGATCAGAAACCCGCTGTTCGCCATCGGCGGCTTCGCCAACCAGTTGCTGCGCATCGTGGCCGAGCCCGCCGCCCGCGAAAAGATCGAGATCATCATCGAGGAGGCCAAGCGCCTGGACGGCATCCTCAAAAGCATCCTCACCTTCGCCCGGCCGCTGGACCCCGGGCACCGGGGCCTGGCCGACGTGAACCGCATCGTGCGCGAGACAATGGAACTCATGGGCATGGCCTGCGAAAGCAAAGGCATCCAGCTTGACCTTGAACTTGGAGAGCACATCCCCCTGGCCGAGGCCGACCCGGAACTCGTCAAGCAGTGCCTCATCAACCTGGTCAAGAATTCCGTGGAAGCCATGCACGGGGGCGGGCGGCTCACCGTGCGGACCGCTGTGGACGACGCGCGCGTGCTGCTTGAGGTGGAGGACACCGGCCACGGCATCGCTCCGGAGCTGCGCGACAAGGTCTTCAGCCCCTTCTTCAGCACCAAGGGCAAGGGCTCGGGCCTTGGCCTGGCCATGACCAAGAAGATAATGGACGAGGTGGGAGGAACGGTGGAGCTCTCCAGCCTGCCGGGGCAAGGCACGCGGGTCGCCCTGCGCCTGCCCCCCCAACTCGCTGTTGCGAAACCGGGGACGGACGGATAG
- a CDS encoding XTP/dITP diphosphatase — protein MTAAKPLPKKTLVLATRNAGKIRELQALLSGLGFEILGLDSFPHMGEIEETGSTFAENSLLKARTVATATGLVALADDSGLEVDALDGAPGVYSARYSDPGATDEKNNQKLLDALRTVPEERRGCRFVSVVAASAPGGAELLAEGRWEGRVLTAPRGAGGFGYDPLFLDLELGQSAAELAADEKNARSHRGRALRALLTQWPAFWERVQG, from the coding sequence ATGACCGCAGCCAAGCCCCTCCCAAAGAAGACCCTTGTCCTGGCGACCCGCAACGCGGGCAAAATCCGCGAACTGCAGGCCCTGCTCTCTGGCCTGGGGTTCGAGATACTCGGCCTCGACTCTTTCCCGCACATGGGAGAGATTGAGGAGACCGGCAGCACCTTTGCGGAAAATTCGCTGCTGAAGGCGCGCACCGTGGCCACGGCCACGGGCCTGGTCGCCCTGGCCGACGACTCCGGCCTGGAGGTGGACGCCTTGGACGGCGCGCCGGGGGTATACTCGGCACGCTATTCCGATCCCGGCGCCACAGACGAGAAGAACAACCAGAAGCTCCTCGACGCCCTGCGCACCGTGCCTGAAGAACGGCGCGGCTGCCGTTTCGTCAGCGTTGTGGCGGCCTCAGCGCCCGGCGGGGCCGAGCTTCTGGCCGAGGGCCGCTGGGAAGGCCGCGTGCTGACCGCTCCCCGCGGGGCTGGCGGCTTCGGCTACGACCCGCTCTTCCTGGACCTGGAGCTGGGCCAAAGCGCGGCCGAGCTCGCTGCAGACGAGAAAAACGCCCGCTCGCACCGGGGCCGCGCCCTGCGCGCCCTGCTGACCCAGTGGCCCGCCTTCTGGGAACGGGTCCAGGGCTGA
- the glmS gene encoding glutamine--fructose-6-phosphate transaminase (isomerizing), whose amino-acid sequence MCGIIGYCGHRPAVPLVVEGLRRLEYRGYDSAGVSFVAGGELSVIRAEGKLSSLERKLERQHVFTATSGMGHTRWATHGPPVERNAHPHLDHTGRLAIIHNGIIENYQEIKAELAQKGVEFRSDTDSEVLVNLISDCLEDVGGDVTRAISKALSLVEGAYAIVVMSADHPGTLWATRAASPLVMGVGTGENFLGSDIPAFLPYTRDVVFLEDGELVKITATTWEVLKTDTLAPVDKTVSRINWDVQAAEKGGFKHFMLKEIFEQPKVIRDCLLGRVDQQSGQVRLPELDGLPVPERLHIVACGTSYHAGLWGLYLLEKLAGIPVQVEIASEFRYRDPILPKNGVVLAISQSGETMDTMAGVKLAKSRGLPVIGLCNVVGSSISRESDYVVYSQAGPEISVASTKAMCSQLCALLLLTLYWGRRSGRLDTAQCTAILRGLQDMPRVLEDALPSLRAEAQRLARHYAEATSFLYLGRGPSYPLALEGALKLKEISYIHAEGYASGEMKHGPIALIDPRFPTFAMALDDEFFPKVKSNLVEVQARAGEIIALTNEGLDLAVEHPWFVPKAQAPLSAFVVLPALQLFAYEMADYLGKDVDQPRNLAKSVTVE is encoded by the coding sequence ATGTGCGGAATCATCGGTTACTGCGGACACAGGCCAGCCGTCCCCCTTGTGGTTGAGGGCCTGCGCCGTCTCGAATACCGGGGCTACGACTCCGCCGGGGTCAGCTTCGTGGCCGGGGGCGAACTTTCGGTCATCCGTGCCGAAGGCAAGCTTTCCAGCCTGGAGCGCAAGCTGGAGCGCCAGCACGTGTTCACCGCCACCTCCGGCATGGGCCACACCCGCTGGGCCACCCACGGCCCCCCGGTGGAACGGAACGCCCACCCGCACCTGGACCACACGGGCCGACTGGCCATCATCCACAACGGCATCATCGAGAACTACCAGGAAATCAAAGCCGAACTCGCCCAGAAAGGCGTGGAGTTCCGCTCCGACACCGATTCCGAAGTGCTGGTCAACCTCATCTCCGACTGTCTGGAGGACGTTGGCGGCGATGTGACCCGCGCCATCTCCAAGGCGCTTTCCCTGGTGGAGGGAGCCTACGCCATCGTGGTCATGAGCGCCGACCACCCCGGCACCCTCTGGGCCACCCGCGCGGCCAGCCCGCTGGTGATGGGCGTGGGCACCGGCGAAAACTTCCTGGGTTCGGACATCCCGGCCTTTCTGCCCTACACCCGCGACGTGGTCTTCCTGGAGGACGGCGAACTGGTCAAGATCACCGCCACCACCTGGGAGGTGCTCAAGACCGACACCCTCGCCCCCGTGGACAAGACGGTCAGCCGCATCAACTGGGATGTGCAGGCCGCCGAAAAGGGCGGATTCAAGCATTTCATGCTCAAAGAGATCTTCGAGCAGCCCAAGGTCATCCGCGACTGCCTGCTGGGCCGCGTGGACCAGCAAAGCGGACAGGTGCGCCTGCCCGAGCTGGACGGACTGCCCGTGCCGGAGCGGCTGCACATCGTGGCCTGCGGCACCAGCTACCACGCCGGTCTTTGGGGCCTGTACCTGCTGGAGAAGCTTGCGGGAATTCCCGTGCAGGTGGAGATCGCCTCCGAATTCCGCTACCGCGACCCCATCCTGCCCAAGAACGGCGTGGTGCTCGCCATCAGCCAAAGCGGCGAGACCATGGACACCATGGCCGGGGTCAAGCTGGCCAAAAGCCGCGGGCTGCCGGTCATCGGCCTGTGCAACGTGGTGGGGTCGAGCATCTCGCGCGAGTCGGACTACGTGGTCTACAGCCAGGCCGGGCCGGAAATCAGCGTGGCCTCCACCAAGGCCATGTGCAGCCAGCTTTGCGCCCTGCTTCTGCTCACCCTCTATTGGGGGCGCAGGTCCGGCCGCCTGGACACGGCCCAATGCACCGCCATTCTGCGCGGCCTGCAGGACATGCCGCGGGTGCTCGAAGACGCCCTGCCCTCCCTGCGTGCAGAAGCCCAGCGCCTGGCCCGGCACTACGCCGAGGCCACCAGCTTCCTCTACCTGGGGCGCGGACCAAGCTACCCCCTTGCCCTGGAAGGCGCGCTCAAGCTGAAGGAAATCAGCTATATCCATGCGGAAGGCTATGCCTCCGGCGAAATGAAGCACGGTCCCATAGCGCTTATCGACCCGCGCTTCCCCACCTTCGCCATGGCCCTGGACGACGAGTTCTTCCCCAAGGTGAAATCCAACCTGGTGGAGGTGCAGGCGCGCGCGGGCGAAATCATCGCACTTACCAACGAGGGCCTGGACCTCGCGGTGGAGCACCCCTGGTTTGTGCCCAAGGCCCAGGCGCCGCTCTCGGCCTTTGTAGTCTTGCCAGCTCTGCAGCTTTTCGCGTATGAAATGGCCGATTACCTCGGCAAGGACGTGGACCAGCCGCGAAACCTGGCCAAGAGCGTCACCGTCGAGTAG